The Camelina sativa cultivar DH55 chromosome 14, Cs, whole genome shotgun sequence genome includes a window with the following:
- the LOC104740822 gene encoding wall-associated receptor kinase 1-like isoform X1, translating to MKLQEGLFLVVIFCLSYTVLVKGQHQPRKDCQTKCGNVAIEYPFGISSGCYYPGNESFSITCKDDRPHVLRLIEVKNFYHRGQIQVLLNGSSSCNDAQGNEILGSYDFRLDDLSLSANNKFTVVGCNVLGVVGTSGMDDYVTGCMSVCNVPPAKNGKCDGVGCCRTNVSLPLDYTYKFASFRIPNMTSVHKFNPCTYAFLVEDDKFIFSSLEDLKNLRNVEKFPVSLDWSIGNQTCEQAGNTSICGGNSTCSDSTTRSGYICTCNQGFDGNPYILDGCQDINECTTSNSDHKHNCSDPKTCRNRDGGFDCKCRSGYRLDTTTMSCKRKEFGWAMILLVTTIVFLVILLGVSFIQHRLRRRKDTELRQKFFEKNGGGMLIQRLSGAGPSNADVKIFTEEGMKEATNGYDESRILGQGGQGTVYKGILPDNSVVAIKKARLGDRSQVEQFINEVLVLSQINHRNVVKLLGCCLETEVPLLVYEFINSGTLFDHLHGSLFDSSLTWEHRLRIAVEVAGTLAYLHSSASIPIIHRDVKTANILLDDNLTAKVADFGASRLIPMDQEQLTTMVQGTLGYLDPEYYNTGLLNEKSDVYSFGVVLMELLSGQKALCFERLETSKHLVSYFLSSMKENKLHEIIDGQVMNEYNQREIQEAARIALECTRLMGEERPRMKDVAAELEALRAKTTKHKWSDQFPKEVEHLLGVQILSAQGDTSSTGYDSIKNVAILDIEAGR from the exons ATGAAGTTGCAGGAGGGTCTGTTCTTGGTGGTTATATTCTGCCTTTCTTATACGGTGCTGGTCAAGGGGCAACACCAACCTCGCAAGGATTGCCAAACTAAATGTGGCAACGTCGCAATAGAGTATCCTTTTGGCATTTCTTCAGGTTGTTACTATCCCGGAAATGAAAGCTTCAGTATCACCTGCAAGGATGATAGGCCACATGTCTTACGCCTCATTGAAGTGAAAAACTTTTATCACCGCGGCCAGATACAAGTTCTGCTTAATGGATCCTCTTCTTGCAACGACGCCCAAGGAAATGAAATTTTGGGCAGTTACGATTTTAGACTGGATGATTTATCTCTCTCAGCCAACAATAAGTTTACTGTAGTAGGCTGTAATGTTTTAGGAGTTGTGGGCACTTCTGGAATGGACGATTATGTAACTGGATGCATGTCAGTATGCAATGTTCCACCGGCCAAAAATGGAAAATGTGATGGTGTAGGTTGCTGCAGAACAAACGTCTCTCTCCCCTTGGATTATACATACAAATTTGCTTCATTTCGCATACCAAACATGACTTCCGTTCATAAATTTAATCCTTGCACCTACGCTTTTCTCGTCGAAGATGATAAGTTTATCTTCAGTTCTTTAGAAGATCTTAAGAATCTGCGGAATGTCGAGAAGTTCCCTGTGTCACTAGATTGGTCTATTGGAAACCAGACATGTGAGCAAGCTGGAAACACAAGCATATGCGGTGGGAACAGCACATGTTCTGATTCTACTACTAGAAGCGGGTATATCTGCACATGTAACCAAGGTTTTGATGGGAATCCATACATTTTAGACGGTTGCCAAG ACATCAATGAGTGTACGACTAGTAACAGTGACCATAAACATAATTGTTCGGATCCCAAAACCTGTAGAAACAGAGATGGAGGCTTTGATTGTAAGTGTCGATCTGGTTACCGCTTAGATACAACCACAATGAGCTGCAAGCGTAAAGAGTTTGGATGGGCTATGATTCTTCTTG TGACCACTATCGTCTTCTTGGTCATCCTTCTTGGCGTTAGTTTCATACAACATAGGCTGAGGCGTCGTAAAGACACCGAGCTGCGACAAAAATTCTTTGAGAAAAATGGTGGTGGCATGTTGATACAGCGACTCTCAGGAGCAGGGCCATCAAATGCTGATGTTAAAATCTTTACTGAGGAAGGCATGAAAGAAGCAACTAATGGTTATGATGAGAGCAGAATCTTGGGTCAGGGAGGCCAGGGGACAGTCTACAAAGGTATATTGCCAGATAATTCTGTAGTTGCGATAAAGAAAGCTCGGCTAGGAGACCGTAGCCAAGTTGAGCAGTTCATCAATGAAGTGCTCGTGCTTTCACAAATCAACCATAGGAACGTGGTCAAGCTCTTGGGATGTTGTCTAGAGACCGAAGTTCCCTTGCTAGTCTACGAGTTCATTAACAGTGGCACTCTTTTCGATCACTTGCACGGTTCTCTGTTTGATTCTTCTCTAACATGGGAACACCGTCTGAGAATAGCTGTAGAAGTCGCTGGAACTCTTGCTTATCTTCACTCCTCTGCTTCTATTCCAATCATCCACCGAGATGTCAAGACTGCCAATATCCTCCTGGATGATAACTTAACCGCAAAAGTAGCTGACTTTGGTGCATCAAGGCTGATACCGATGGATCAAGAGCAGCTCACAACTATGGTGCAAGGCACTCTCGGCTATTTAGACCCAGAATACTACAACACAGGGCTTCTGAACGAGAAGAGCGATGTTTACAGTTTCGGAGTAGTCCTTATGGAACTGCTCTCAGGTCAGAAGGCATTGTGCTTTGAACGGCTAGAGACTTCAAAACATCTAGTgagttattttctttcttccatGAAAGAGAATAAGTTGCATGAGATTATTGATGGCCAAGTGATGAACGAGTATAATCAAAGGGAGATCCAGGAAGCTGCAAGAATTGCTCTTGAGTGTACAAGGCTTATGGGAGAGGAAAGGCCAAGGATGAAAGACGTTGCTGCAGAGCTAGAAGCCTTGAGAGCCAAAACGACCAAACATAAGTGGTCAGATCAGTTTCCGAAGGAGGTTGAGCACTTGCTTGGTGTTCAAATCTTATCAGCGCAGGGTGATACCAGTAGCACTGGCTATGACAGCATTAAGAATGTTGCAATATTAGACATTGAAGCTGGCCGCTGA
- the LOC104740822 gene encoding wall-associated receptor kinase 1-like isoform X2: MDPLLATTPKEMKFPVSLDWSIGNQTCEQAGNTSICGGNSTCSDSTTRSGYICTCNQGFDGNPYILDGCQDINECTTSNSDHKHNCSDPKTCRNRDGGFDCKCRSGYRLDTTTMSCKRKEFGWAMILLVTTIVFLVILLGVSFIQHRLRRRKDTELRQKFFEKNGGGMLIQRLSGAGPSNADVKIFTEEGMKEATNGYDESRILGQGGQGTVYKGILPDNSVVAIKKARLGDRSQVEQFINEVLVLSQINHRNVVKLLGCCLETEVPLLVYEFINSGTLFDHLHGSLFDSSLTWEHRLRIAVEVAGTLAYLHSSASIPIIHRDVKTANILLDDNLTAKVADFGASRLIPMDQEQLTTMVQGTLGYLDPEYYNTGLLNEKSDVYSFGVVLMELLSGQKALCFERLETSKHLVSYFLSSMKENKLHEIIDGQVMNEYNQREIQEAARIALECTRLMGEERPRMKDVAAELEALRAKTTKHKWSDQFPKEVEHLLGVQILSAQGDTSSTGYDSIKNVAILDIEAGR, from the exons ATGGATCCTCTTCTTGCAACGACGCCCAAGGAAATGAA GTTCCCTGTGTCACTAGATTGGTCTATTGGAAACCAGACATGTGAGCAAGCTGGAAACACAAGCATATGCGGTGGGAACAGCACATGTTCTGATTCTACTACTAGAAGCGGGTATATCTGCACATGTAACCAAGGTTTTGATGGGAATCCATACATTTTAGACGGTTGCCAAG ACATCAATGAGTGTACGACTAGTAACAGTGACCATAAACATAATTGTTCGGATCCCAAAACCTGTAGAAACAGAGATGGAGGCTTTGATTGTAAGTGTCGATCTGGTTACCGCTTAGATACAACCACAATGAGCTGCAAGCGTAAAGAGTTTGGATGGGCTATGATTCTTCTTG TGACCACTATCGTCTTCTTGGTCATCCTTCTTGGCGTTAGTTTCATACAACATAGGCTGAGGCGTCGTAAAGACACCGAGCTGCGACAAAAATTCTTTGAGAAAAATGGTGGTGGCATGTTGATACAGCGACTCTCAGGAGCAGGGCCATCAAATGCTGATGTTAAAATCTTTACTGAGGAAGGCATGAAAGAAGCAACTAATGGTTATGATGAGAGCAGAATCTTGGGTCAGGGAGGCCAGGGGACAGTCTACAAAGGTATATTGCCAGATAATTCTGTAGTTGCGATAAAGAAAGCTCGGCTAGGAGACCGTAGCCAAGTTGAGCAGTTCATCAATGAAGTGCTCGTGCTTTCACAAATCAACCATAGGAACGTGGTCAAGCTCTTGGGATGTTGTCTAGAGACCGAAGTTCCCTTGCTAGTCTACGAGTTCATTAACAGTGGCACTCTTTTCGATCACTTGCACGGTTCTCTGTTTGATTCTTCTCTAACATGGGAACACCGTCTGAGAATAGCTGTAGAAGTCGCTGGAACTCTTGCTTATCTTCACTCCTCTGCTTCTATTCCAATCATCCACCGAGATGTCAAGACTGCCAATATCCTCCTGGATGATAACTTAACCGCAAAAGTAGCTGACTTTGGTGCATCAAGGCTGATACCGATGGATCAAGAGCAGCTCACAACTATGGTGCAAGGCACTCTCGGCTATTTAGACCCAGAATACTACAACACAGGGCTTCTGAACGAGAAGAGCGATGTTTACAGTTTCGGAGTAGTCCTTATGGAACTGCTCTCAGGTCAGAAGGCATTGTGCTTTGAACGGCTAGAGACTTCAAAACATCTAGTgagttattttctttcttccatGAAAGAGAATAAGTTGCATGAGATTATTGATGGCCAAGTGATGAACGAGTATAATCAAAGGGAGATCCAGGAAGCTGCAAGAATTGCTCTTGAGTGTACAAGGCTTATGGGAGAGGAAAGGCCAAGGATGAAAGACGTTGCTGCAGAGCTAGAAGCCTTGAGAGCCAAAACGACCAAACATAAGTGGTCAGATCAGTTTCCGAAGGAGGTTGAGCACTTGCTTGGTGTTCAAATCTTATCAGCGCAGGGTGATACCAGTAGCACTGGCTATGACAGCATTAAGAATGTTGCAATATTAGACATTGAAGCTGGCCGCTGA
- the LOC109128658 gene encoding uncharacterized protein LOC109128658: MTNVTKLTPTNYLMWKLQVHALVDGYGLVGHLDGSTSAPSRTITSATVVSDNPAYVNWKRQDKLIYSALLGAISLNVQPILSRTTTSSEIWSTLAETYAKGSRGHGLTTRFDTLANLGKPMDHDDQIDLILAGLPEDYRPIIDQIEARDVSPTLTYVHERLRTREAKLLSKATLITLPMTANVASHRPSNNNNNNYRSNNQHKQRSNTQNSHWQSSSPRSDQRQSRPYMGKCQFCNTHGHSARRCPQLQNHISLSRPQHGSPFTSWQPRANLALGASNHSDPWTLDSGATHHITSDLQNLSLHQPYSATMRF; the protein is encoded by the exons ATGACGAACGTCACTAAACTGACTCCCACAAATTACCTCATGTGGAAGCTTCAAGTTCATGCTCTCGTTGATGGCTATGGCCTTGTTGGTCATCTTGATGGCTCCACATCGGCTCCATCACGGACGATTACCTCCGCAACTGTTGTCTCTGATAATCCAGCCTATGTAAACTGGAAACGTCAAGACAAATTGATCTATAGTGCCCTTCTTGGTGCTATTTCTCTCAATGTCCAGCCAATCTTGTCTCGTACAACCACCTCTTCTGAGATCTGGAGTACTCTTGCGGAGACGTATGCCAAGGGGAGTCGGGGACAC GGTCTTACCACCAGGTTTGATACACTTGCCAATCTAGGTAAACCAATGGATCATGATGATCAGATTGATTTAATTCTTGCCGGTCTACCCGAAGACTACCGTCCTATTATCGATCAGATTGAAGCTCGTGATGTCTCTCCAACACTTACGTATGTTCATGAGAGGTTGCGTACTCGTGAAGCCAAACTCTTGTCCAAAGCAACGCTTATTACCCTTCCCATGACTGCCAATGTCGCGTCCCATCGTccttccaacaacaacaacaacaactatcgCAGCAACAACCAACACAAGCAGCGTTCCAACACTCAGAACTCTCACTGGCAGTCCTCTTCTCCACGTTCTGATCAGCGTCAATCTCGTCCATATATGGGCAAATGCCAGTTCTGCAACACTCATGGTCATTCTGCTAGGAGGTGTCCTCAGCTTCAGAATCACATCTCTCTCTCACGTCCGCAACACGGCAGTCCTTTCACGTCTTGGCAACCACGCGCAAATCTGGCTCTAGGTGCGTCCAACCACTCTGACCCATGGACACTGGATAGTGGTGCTACCCACCATATCACATCGGATCTCCAAAATCTCTCTCTACATCAACCATACTCTGCAACGATGAGGTTTTGA